Proteins encoded within one genomic window of Polaribacter sp. NJDZ03:
- a CDS encoding GIY-YIG nuclease family protein — MRPQTIQIFLPDGSPTSIREAEITNRLVKAILFPRNKMQEVVKREMVYFTGVYFLFGNTEDGVKPKVYIGEGEDCFTRIQSHNRKKDFWTHCVIISTKTDEYTKTDGKYLEHYCLSKAKEIGRYVIDNDTGSKKPSISESREYDLLDNFDTAKILLATLGYPIFEDKRQGSKKEVYYCKGKDASAQGILTNEGFLIYKGGRCTIQETKSIDSWISRLRTQLINDSILIEENGQYVFQSDYLFNSLSAAATTVLARAANGWTSWKDKTGKTLDELKRK; from the coding sequence ATGAGACCACAAACCATACAAATATTTTTGCCAGACGGTTCGCCAACCAGTATCCGTGAAGCAGAAATAACCAATAGATTAGTAAAAGCTATTTTGTTTCCTAGAAATAAAATGCAAGAAGTTGTTAAGCGTGAAATGGTTTATTTTACAGGAGTATATTTTTTGTTCGGCAATACAGAAGATGGAGTAAAACCCAAAGTATATATTGGAGAAGGAGAAGATTGTTTTACACGCATACAATCTCACAACCGTAAAAAAGACTTCTGGACACATTGCGTTATTATATCTACTAAAACAGATGAGTACACGAAAACAGATGGTAAATATTTAGAGCATTATTGTCTAAGTAAAGCCAAAGAGATTGGTCGTTATGTTATAGATAATGATACAGGTTCTAAAAAGCCATCGATTTCAGAAAGTAGAGAGTATGATTTATTAGATAATTTTGATACAGCCAAAATATTATTAGCCACTTTAGGGTATCCAATTTTTGAAGATAAAAGACAAGGATCTAAAAAGGAGGTGTATTATTGTAAAGGCAAAGATGCATCGGCTCAAGGTATATTGACAAACGAAGGTTTCTTAATTTATAAAGGAGGTCGTTGTACTATACAAGAAACAAAATCAATTGATTCTTGGATTTCAAGGTTACGTACACAACTTATAAATGACTCAATTTTAATTGAAGAAAATGGTCAATATGTTTTTCAATCTGATTATCTATTTAATTCTTTAAGTGCTGCAGCTACAACTGTTTTAGCTAGAGCTGCTAATGGTTGGACATCATGGAAAGATAAAACTGGTAAAACTTTGGATGAATTAAAAAGAAAATAA
- a CDS encoding helicase-related protein gives MILSEAEARKIINLNPYDSIDNEIAERQFQVILKGFNCLIQEDSDMLYIADEVGLGKTYVALGIASLLRHFSTSERRAVYKDVILVPKRNLQYKWTKEINNFINHNYLLECNIVKSVLGTSVGNCNDSNIHNKLEGFNTDYTSYEVYRNSSFSIATSDNYDWKTKLENELPEDIKPYFNEGRTLYKGPSEIYLKRLFAFLLNISFPEVDLLIVDEAHNFKHGIDSGVSIRNQVVSRLMGVIIPEDNDFIFNHFPELKSRITQKVKKVIFLSATPIDNGLYELKQQLDCFLPKHKFKKAKNVNEEVKAALNTFMIRGLMKIKLDKDGDVSRNMYRHEHRRGNVVKKEDANPQYIEDDLESIIIGLLQLKTLKHFNESNNRSFEIGMLAGFETFKTQEHEEKEFEDSNQNANKAADHNVIKQVAESYFDTFDKHLPHPKQDNLIRVLIDGLKHGHKSLVFVRRIASVIELERKLTFEVENWHYSKIKKYLKRHNRLKQLDTSFKERHQIFDIENVLKDLSYRVYESYKKDYHELIVDDLNDPLQLVNEYLIAIYNSDDENKKVIQFRDNVKQHIGLKNIKLSLKEIAKELIDSHLVEKKENDEFDENEEFLDLNEDVFGYFFSSYFSSKRYIEGFNFRKRVATKDWYRFNNYYLKDSINDIAFDSSKLKIIKFKDKDRTEAKRIDVVNDNLLDALILKDKNNVAIDSYYKKKTFFNYLFEGILKNEFDIWVSSKWKSTSKKDEFLNDFNALIDILQGVFRNGSGLLPAYIAECLVKDNFEKELVQILKNSFPEVLSELKQIINDFDKIMTTNFSDKDKIKRALYGQQPIVGVSGSHKRDVSRVATQFRMPGYPYVLITTDILKEGEDLHLYCKDVYHYGIAWNPSDMEQRTGRIDRINSSCYFDLKRDGENSFNNSLQVFYPYLADTLEVNQVAKVFNKMNDFIETFYDISIVSEKDTKVATDEIVKEIPKQIKTLLSSTYDFENFKGVSSEDKSELIIKNSIGHKKADLLKSLNEMFQFIKSSFTEFNSPTTVNERSFTIKSNIKLNGRRAPLKILLVKGEFFGSLLYSVESIICRSNDLRSRREREEIRNYLDEYNLNFIEGNSFLLVQSLMSLNEEPHKQLTIIKKVIKFADSIEEKYLGIDQVSF, from the coding sequence ATGATATTAAGTGAAGCTGAAGCAAGAAAAATAATCAATTTAAACCCTTATGATTCTATTGATAATGAAATAGCAGAAAGACAATTTCAGGTTATTTTAAAGGGCTTTAATTGTCTAATTCAAGAAGATTCTGATATGTTATATATAGCAGATGAAGTTGGATTAGGTAAAACCTATGTTGCTTTGGGTATCGCATCGCTTTTAAGGCATTTTTCGACTTCTGAAAGACGAGCTGTTTATAAAGATGTGATTTTGGTTCCTAAGAGAAATCTGCAATATAAATGGACAAAAGAAATCAATAATTTTATTAATCATAATTATTTATTGGAATGTAATATTGTTAAGTCTGTATTAGGAACATCTGTAGGGAATTGTAACGATAGTAATATACATAATAAGTTAGAGGGGTTTAATACTGATTATACGTCTTACGAGGTATACAGAAATTCATCATTTAGCATTGCTACATCAGATAATTACGATTGGAAAACAAAGTTAGAAAATGAACTTCCCGAAGATATAAAACCTTATTTTAATGAAGGGAGAACACTTTATAAAGGTCCTTCTGAAATATATTTGAAGCGACTTTTCGCGTTTTTATTAAATATTTCATTTCCTGAAGTAGATCTATTAATTGTTGATGAAGCTCATAATTTTAAACATGGAATTGATAGCGGAGTTTCTATTAGAAATCAAGTTGTGTCGAGATTAATGGGCGTTATTATTCCAGAGGATAATGACTTTATTTTTAATCATTTTCCAGAATTAAAATCTAGAATTACTCAGAAGGTTAAAAAAGTAATCTTTTTATCAGCAACTCCTATCGATAATGGCTTGTATGAATTAAAGCAGCAATTGGATTGCTTTTTACCAAAACATAAATTTAAAAAAGCCAAAAATGTTAATGAAGAAGTAAAAGCAGCTTTAAACACTTTTATGATTAGAGGTCTAATGAAAATTAAATTAGATAAAGATGGTGATGTTAGTCGAAATATGTATAGGCATGAACATAGACGGGGAAATGTAGTTAAAAAAGAAGACGCAAACCCTCAATATATAGAAGATGATTTAGAGTCTATTATTATTGGATTACTTCAGTTAAAAACATTAAAACATTTTAACGAGTCCAATAATAGAAGTTTTGAAATAGGCATGCTTGCAGGTTTTGAAACTTTTAAAACTCAAGAACATGAAGAAAAAGAATTTGAAGATTCAAATCAGAATGCAAATAAAGCTGCAGATCATAATGTCATAAAACAAGTAGCAGAATCCTATTTTGATACATTTGATAAACATTTACCACACCCAAAACAAGATAATCTTATTCGTGTTTTAATAGATGGGTTAAAGCATGGACATAAGTCACTGGTTTTTGTAAGGCGTATTGCATCTGTAATTGAATTAGAGCGAAAACTAACATTTGAGGTTGAAAACTGGCATTATTCTAAAATAAAAAAATATCTAAAAAGACATAATAGATTAAAACAATTAGACACTTCTTTTAAAGAACGTCATCAAATATTCGATATAGAAAATGTCCTTAAAGATCTTAGTTATAGAGTTTATGAAAGTTATAAAAAAGACTATCATGAATTAATTGTTGATGATCTAAATGATCCTTTACAGTTGGTTAATGAATATTTAATCGCTATTTATAATTCGGATGATGAAAATAAAAAAGTAATTCAGTTTAGGGATAATGTAAAGCAACATATTGGCTTAAAGAATATTAAGTTAAGTTTAAAAGAAATCGCAAAAGAACTAATTGATTCACATCTAGTTGAAAAAAAAGAGAATGATGAATTTGATGAAAATGAAGAATTTTTAGATTTAAATGAAGATGTTTTTGGGTATTTCTTTTCGTCATATTTTAGTTCTAAACGCTACATAGAGGGGTTTAATTTCAGAAAAAGGGTAGCAACAAAAGACTGGTATAGATTTAACAATTATTATTTAAAAGATTCAATAAATGATATTGCTTTTGATTCTTCTAAATTAAAAATCATAAAATTCAAGGATAAAGATAGAACAGAAGCTAAACGTATTGATGTAGTAAATGATAATCTCTTAGATGCATTGATTTTAAAGGATAAAAACAATGTAGCTATAGACTCATATTATAAAAAGAAAACATTTTTTAACTATCTATTTGAAGGGATATTAAAAAATGAATTTGATATTTGGGTTTCAAGTAAATGGAAGTCAACATCAAAAAAAGATGAATTTTTAAATGATTTTAATGCTTTAATTGATATCCTGCAAGGTGTTTTTAGAAATGGTTCTGGGTTATTACCTGCATACATTGCAGAATGTTTGGTTAAGGATAATTTTGAAAAAGAATTAGTACAAATTCTTAAAAATTCTTTTCCTGAAGTACTTTCTGAATTAAAGCAAATTATTAATGATTTTGATAAAATAATGACTACTAATTTTTCTGATAAAGACAAGATTAAACGAGCACTTTATGGACAACAACCAATAGTAGGGGTTAGTGGATCTCATAAACGAGATGTTAGTAGAGTAGCTACACAATTTAGAATGCCTGGTTATCCTTATGTATTAATAACCACTGATATATTAAAAGAAGGAGAGGATTTGCATTTATACTGTAAAGATGTTTATCATTACGGAATTGCATGGAATCCTTCAGATATGGAACAACGTACTGGTCGAATTGATAGGATAAATTCAAGTTGCTATTTTGATCTTAAAAGAGATGGTGAAAATAGTTTTAATAATTCATTACAGGTGTTTTATCCGTATTTAGCTGACACATTAGAAGTAAATCAAGTAGCGAAGGTATTCAATAAAATGAATGATTTTATTGAGACATTTTACGATATATCTATAGTAAGCGAGAAAGATACTAAAGTTGCAACAGATGAAATTGTAAAAGAAATACCTAAACAAATAAAAACACTATTATCTTCTACCTATGACTTCGAAAACTTTAAAGGTGTAAGTTCTGAAGATAAATCAGAATTGATTATAAAAAATAGTATAGGGCACAAAAAAGCGGACTTGCTTAAATCATTAAATGAGATGTTTCAGTTTATTAAAAGTAGTTTTACTGAATTCAATTCGCCAACAACAGTTAATGAAAGAAGTTTTACGATAAAATCTAATATTAAACTTAATGGAAGAAGAGCTCCTTTAAAGATATTGTTAGTGAAAGGAGAATTTTTTGGTTCTTTATTGTATTCTGTGGAGTCTATTATTTGTCGTAGTAATGATTTAAGGTCAAGAAGAGAGCGAGAAGAAATTAGGAATTATTTAGATGAGTACAATTTAAATTTTATTGAAGGTAATAGTTTTCTGTTAGTTCAAAGTTTAATGAGTTTGAATGAGGAACCTCATAAGCAACTAACAATTATAAAAAAAGTAATTAAGTTTGCTGATTCTATTGAAGAAAAATATCTAGGTATCGATCAAGTTTCATTTTAA
- a CDS encoding class I SAM-dependent DNA methyltransferase, whose product MNKSSHNKLVSFIWSIADDCLRDVYVRGKYRDVILPMIVLRRLDALLEPTKDEVLEEVVFQKEELKFTEFDEKGLTEASGYVFYNTSKWTLQKIKDTATNSSQILQGNFEDYLNGFSPNVKEIIGKFKLRSQVAHMASKDVLLDVLEKFTSSHINLTPFEKLDPDGRKLPALSNLGMGYVFEELIRKFNEENNEEAGEHFTPREVIDLMTHIIFDPIKDNLPPVMTIYDPACGSGGMLTESQNFIKDEAGEIKATGDVYLFGKEINDETYAICKSDMMIKGNDPENIKVGSTLSTDQFAGRSFDFMLSNPPYGKSWASEQKYIKDGKDVIDPRFKIQNTNYFGVLEDVDAIPRSSDGQLLFLMEMVSKMKSLDQSTSGTRIASVHNGSSLFTGDAGGGESNIRRHIIENDWLEAIVQLPNNLFYNTGITTYIWILSNNKTANRKGKVQLIDAGQLYRKLRKNLGNKNCEFSPKHITEIVKTYTNLSVTERESDTSTGSAQASIAAQVFDNTDFGYYKATIERPKRLKAQFSKERIEKLRFDKALKEPMEYAYKTYGDSIYTNTKEYQVPLLVWCEKNELNLSAANKNKLTNIKTWQKHLNLVQAGTKLLKAIGSKEHSNFNDFEKLVSAAIKEQKLNVSASDKKAILNAVSWYDATADKVIKKVEKLSGDKLTKLLAHLDCKEADLADFGYSATNKKGEYIVYETESDLRDTENVPLKDNIHSYFLREVQPHVSESWINLDATKIGYEISFNKYFYKHTPLRNIEDVTKDILDLETKSDGLIAEILNLV is encoded by the coding sequence ATGAATAAATCATCACACAATAAATTAGTATCCTTTATTTGGTCTATAGCAGACGATTGTCTTAGAGATGTTTACGTACGAGGAAAATATAGAGACGTTATTTTACCAATGATTGTTTTACGAAGATTAGATGCCCTTTTAGAACCTACAAAAGACGAAGTTTTAGAAGAAGTTGTTTTTCAAAAAGAGGAATTAAAATTCACTGAATTCGATGAAAAAGGATTAACAGAAGCTTCTGGTTACGTTTTTTACAATACCAGCAAATGGACACTTCAAAAAATAAAAGATACAGCCACCAATAGCTCACAAATTTTACAAGGTAATTTTGAAGATTATCTAAATGGATTCAGTCCGAATGTAAAAGAAATTATTGGCAAGTTTAAATTACGCAGTCAAGTAGCGCACATGGCGAGTAAAGATGTGTTGTTAGACGTATTAGAAAAATTTACATCGTCACACATCAACCTAACTCCTTTTGAGAAATTAGACCCAGATGGTAGAAAACTACCTGCGCTTTCTAACTTAGGAATGGGTTATGTGTTTGAAGAACTGATTCGTAAATTTAACGAAGAAAATAACGAAGAAGCAGGAGAACATTTTACGCCTCGTGAAGTAATCGATTTAATGACACACATTATCTTCGATCCCATTAAAGATAATTTACCACCTGTAATGACCATTTACGATCCTGCTTGTGGTTCTGGCGGAATGTTAACCGAATCTCAAAACTTTATCAAAGATGAAGCAGGAGAAATAAAAGCAACAGGTGATGTATATCTTTTCGGAAAAGAAATAAACGACGAAACCTACGCCATTTGTAAGTCTGATATGATGATTAAAGGGAATGATCCCGAAAACATTAAAGTAGGTTCTACCCTATCTACAGATCAATTTGCAGGAAGAAGCTTCGATTTTATGCTCTCGAATCCGCCGTATGGAAAATCATGGGCAAGTGAGCAGAAATATATCAAAGATGGTAAAGATGTTATTGATCCTCGTTTTAAAATTCAAAACACCAACTATTTTGGAGTTTTAGAAGATGTAGATGCCATTCCAAGGTCTTCAGACGGACAATTATTATTCCTTATGGAAATGGTTTCTAAAATGAAATCTTTAGACCAAAGTACATCAGGAACACGCATTGCTTCGGTACATAACGGAAGTAGCTTATTTACAGGAGATGCAGGCGGAGGCGAAAGCAACATCCGAAGACATATTATAGAGAATGATTGGTTAGAAGCCATTGTGCAACTGCCAAACAACTTGTTTTACAATACAGGAATTACAACTTATATCTGGATTTTAAGCAACAATAAAACCGCTAACCGAAAAGGAAAAGTACAATTAATTGATGCAGGACAGTTGTATAGAAAATTGCGTAAAAACTTAGGAAACAAGAATTGTGAATTCTCACCAAAACATATTACCGAAATTGTAAAAACCTATACAAATTTAAGTGTTACCGAACGTGAAAGCGATACTTCGACAGGCTCAGCACAAGCAAGTATAGCAGCACAAGTATTCGATAATACAGATTTTGGGTATTACAAAGCAACTATAGAAAGACCAAAACGTTTAAAAGCACAATTTTCAAAAGAACGTATAGAAAAACTTCGTTTTGACAAGGCTTTAAAAGAGCCCATGGAATATGCGTATAAAACATACGGAGATAGCATCTATACAAATACAAAAGAATACCAAGTTCCTTTATTAGTTTGGTGCGAAAAAAATGAACTCAATTTATCTGCTGCCAACAAAAACAAATTAACCAATATAAAAACGTGGCAAAAACATTTGAATCTGGTACAAGCAGGTACTAAACTTTTAAAAGCCATTGGCAGTAAAGAACACAGTAATTTTAATGATTTTGAAAAATTAGTAAGTGCCGCAATTAAGGAACAAAAGCTAAACGTTTCTGCTTCCGATAAAAAAGCCATTTTAAACGCCGTAAGTTGGTACGATGCCACAGCAGATAAAGTAATTAAAAAAGTAGAAAAACTATCTGGTGATAAATTAACCAAACTTTTAGCACATTTAGATTGCAAAGAAGCTGATTTAGCGGACTTTGGCTATTCCGCAACTAATAAAAAAGGCGAATACATTGTCTACGAAACCGAAAGTGACTTACGAGACACCGAAAACGTTCCTCTAAAAGACAACATTCACAGTTACTTTTTACGTGAAGTACAACCACATGTATCAGAATCTTGGATAAACCTTGATGCTACCAAAATTGGGTATGAAATTAGTTTTAACAAATACTTTTACAAGCACACACCTTTACGAAATATAGAAGACGTTACTAAAGATATTTTAGATTTAGAAACCAAAAGTGATGGTTTAATTGCCGAAATTTTAAACTTGGTATAA
- a CDS encoding virulence RhuM family protein, which yields MDSEIIIYQTEDGQTKIQTRLENETVWITQAQMATLFGKGRSTITEHIGNIFKEGELDKTVVSRKIRHTTQHGAIVGKTQETESTFYNLDVIISVGYRVKSIQGTKFRQWATARLREYIVKGFTMNDDLLKEAGSGNYFEELLARIRDIRSSEKVFWRKVLDIYATSVDYDPNADTSQLFFKTIQNKMHWAAHGQTAAEVVYSRIDAAKPFLGLTTFKGGKPTKQEVGIAKNYLNEDELNVLNRMVTAYLEIAELQALNRKPMTMKDWLQRADDFLSLTGNDILTHAGTVSHKQALERANETYLDYKEQTKNELSKAENDFIKHLEQTQKQLKKK from the coding sequence ATGGATTCAGAAATTATTATATACCAAACCGAAGACGGACAAACAAAAATACAAACGCGATTAGAAAACGAAACTGTTTGGATTACTCAAGCACAAATGGCAACGTTATTTGGAAAAGGGCGTTCTACGATTACGGAACATATTGGGAATATTTTTAAAGAGGGTGAATTAGATAAAACAGTGGTGAGTCGGAAAATCCGACATACCACGCAACATGGTGCCATTGTTGGAAAAACACAAGAAACAGAGAGTACATTTTACAACTTAGATGTTATTATTTCTGTAGGGTATCGAGTTAAAAGCATACAAGGAACCAAGTTTAGACAATGGGCAACCGCACGTTTGCGAGAGTACATTGTAAAAGGTTTTACTATGAACGACGACTTGCTTAAAGAAGCAGGTAGTGGTAATTATTTTGAAGAACTTTTAGCACGTATTCGTGATATACGCTCTTCCGAAAAAGTATTCTGGCGTAAAGTATTAGACATCTATGCTACCAGTGTAGATTATGACCCTAATGCCGATACGTCTCAACTATTTTTTAAAACCATACAAAATAAAATGCATTGGGCAGCACATGGGCAAACCGCTGCCGAAGTGGTGTATAGCCGAATAGATGCAGCAAAACCTTTTTTAGGTTTAACCACCTTTAAAGGCGGAAAACCGACCAAACAAGAAGTAGGTATTGCTAAAAACTATTTAAATGAGGACGAGTTAAACGTACTCAACCGAATGGTAACTGCCTATTTAGAAATAGCAGAACTGCAAGCACTAAACCGCAAACCCATGACCATGAAAGATTGGTTGCAACGTGCAGACGATTTTTTAAGTTTAACAGGAAACGATATTTTAACACACGCGGGAACCGTTAGCCACAAACAAGCGCTTGAAAGAGCAAACGAAACGTATTTAGACTATAAAGAGCAAACCAAAAACGAGTTGTCTAAAGCAGAAAACGATTTTATTAAACATTTAGAACAAACCCAAAAACAGCTAAAAAAGAAATAA